The Humulus lupulus chromosome 4, drHumLupu1.1, whole genome shotgun sequence genome has a window encoding:
- the LOC133830988 gene encoding uncharacterized protein LOC133830988 isoform X1: MERTRPERSSNISTATSSRRFITGERQREPPFSQGNRLVQNPRNFPKLASDSSSCSSGIADDDSFTFELGLRSSKQAAGTPIKNLLAKEMSKETESRRRPPNVVARLMGLDGLPPQKPAYREENVISDGFLRTVRTVEKSQRSSRRYDTRSSRKSSKDEQEFKDVFEVLETSKVGSCSYPSQQGMANSNLTDAEMAFIRQKFMDAKRLSTDEKLQGSKEFHEALEVLDSNKDLLLKFLQQPDSLFTKHLQDLQGATPQPLCGRIAATKSSNAQLYEKIHLDSKSAREPFHKNRSALPQRHRDRLTKHSDFHVAQNSLNSSKNQLKGKEEPAILPTRIVVLKPNLGKVLNADNTVSSPCSSHASLPECRNDAEIQIIKSREVELLGGRNFRHDVGISGHKSRESRELAKQITRQIKNNCSNSSVKLSSSTLKGYAGDESSCSMSGNESANESETMSTSSKYSFDLSKRSRSLSSRSTESSVSREAKKRLSERWKLTHKSLDMAVVSRGSTLADMLAIPDKETRPVYLDSITDEEGSRNKIVCDDEPARWVEPLGISSRDGWKDGCISNLTRSRSLPSSSTVFGSPRAITGREPVCDDRYVIPKEALKRERVKAQKIKTDKKSINRNSGSSGKRSHLSHSIRESKDSSIKTLASQNHVNNKLDVNGRQPQQKIEDIESLTDNLIDDRNPVSILPLDGEHKTTMSSELLNNSLQESSAQSMLADICHAGDRNDINLQEPMMEPHEQSPIPSKHSVPGLESPANSKDAEQPSPVSILEVPFTDDVSSCSECFESLSADLQGLRMQLQLLKLESESYEEGPMLVSSDDEDGEGAEVLDAFGLSGSQQSWESCYVADVLIHSGLKEADADTFLAAWHTRDCPLSPFLLEELEKKYNNETSPPKSERKLLFDRISCGILEMYKPIADPHPWIRSSTTRLGSRWSKNELENGVCLWLPKQAKNVKKEIAEKVMGRESEWLDMGDDIDIIGREMETLLLEELVEELLVAM, encoded by the exons ATGGAAAGAACTCGACCCGAGAGGTCCTCCAACATTTCAACCGCCACCTCCTCCCGAAGATTCATCACCGGAGAACGACAACGAGAACCACCTTTCTCTCAAG GTAACAGGCTGGtccaaaacccaagaaattttccaaagTTGGCCTCTGATTCTAGTTCTTGCAGTAGTGGCATCGCAGATGATGACTCG TTCACGTTTGAATTGGGGCTGAGGTCTTCAAAACAAGCTGCTGGAACTCCAATCAAGAACTTATTAGCTAAGGAGATGTCGAAAGAAACTGAATCAAGAAGGAGACCACCTAATGTTGTTGCCAGACTGATGGGGCTCGATGGTTTACCTCCTCAGAAACCAGCTTACAGAGAAGAAAATGTCATTTCAGATGGCTTTCTTCGGACAGTAAGAACTGTGGAGAAAAGTCAAAGAAGTAGCCGTCGATATGACACTAGATCTTCTAGGAAAAGCTCAAAGGATGAGCAAGAATTTAAGGATGTCTTTGAAGTTCTGGAAACATCAAAGGTAGGGAGTTGCAGTTACCCATCACAGCAGGGTATGGCAAACTCGAATCTGACTGATGCTGAGATGGCATTTATTCGGCAAAAATTCATGGATGCGAAACGACTTTCGACCGATGAGAAGCTACAGGGTTCGAAGGAGTTCCATGAAGCACTTGAGGTCCTTGACTCCAACAAGGATCTCCTGCTGAAATTTCTTCAGCAACCAGACTCGTTGTTTACAAAGCATCTGCAGGATCTGCAAGGTGCTACTCCCCAACCTCTTTGTGGTCGCATAGCAGCTACCAAGTCATCAAATGCTCAGTTGTATGAGAAGATACACCTTGACAGTAAATCAGCTAGAGAACCTTTTCACAAGAATCGCAGTGCACTTCCTCAAAGGCATCGTGATAGGCTCACTAAGCACTCTGACTTCCATGTTGCTCAAAATTCTCTCAACTCATCAAAGAATCAATTAAAGGGAAAGGAAGAGCCTGCCATTCTCCCTACTAGAATTGTGGTTCTCAAACCAAATCTCGGGAAGGTGCTAAATGCTGATAACACTGTTTCGTCTCCTTGTTCGTCACATGCTTCATTACCAGAGTGTCGGAATGACGCTGAAATCCAAATTATTAAAAGCAGGGAGGTTGAATTATTAGGAGGGAGAAACTTCAGACATGATGTGGGGATTTCTGGTCACAAGTCTAGGGAATCAAGAGAACTTGCGAAGCAAATTACTaggcaaataaaaaataattgtaGCAACAGTTCTGTGAAGTTATCATCTTCTACATTGAAGGGATATGCTGGGGACGAGAGTTCATGTAGCATGTCTGGTAATGAATCTGCAAATGAATCAGAAACAATGTCAACGAGTTCCAAATATTCTTTTGACCTGAGTAAGCGATCCAGGTCCTTGTCATCACGTTCTACAGAATCATCTGTGAGCAGAGAAGCCAAGAAAAGACTCTCAGAAAGGTGGAAACTCACCCACAAGTCTCTGGATATGGCAGTGGTTAGTAGAGGCAGCACACTCGCTGACATGCTTGCTATCCCTGATAAAGAAACTAGACCAGTATATTTGGATAGCATAACTGATGAGGAAGGATCCAGGAACAAAATTGTTTGTGATGATGAACCTGCTCGGTGGGTTGAACCTTTGGGTATTAGCAGTAGGGATGGCTGGAAAGATGGATGTATCAGCAATTTAACAAGATCAAGGTCTCTTCCCTCATCATCTACTGTCTTTGGGAGTCCTAGAGCAATCACAGGCCGTGAACCAGTATGCGATGACAGGTATGTAATACCCAAAGAGGCCTTGAAGAGAGAAAGGGTTAAGGCACAAAAGATTAAAACGGATAAGAAAAGTATCAACAGAAACTCAGGATCAAGTGGCAAGAGATCACATCTTTCTCACTCAATCAGGGAAAGTAAGGATTCTTCAATCAAAACTCTTGCCAGCCAAAATCATGTAAATAATAAACTTGATGTGAATGGCCGTCAGCCCCAGCAGAAAATCGAGGACATTGAATCGTTAACTGATAATCTCATAGATGATAGGAATCCAGTTTCTATTCTTCCCTTGGATGGTGAACATAAGACAACAATGTCTTCTGAGCTTCTTAATAATTCACTCCAAGAATCATCAGCACAATCAATGTTAGCTGATATTTGCCATGCTGGTGATCGAAATGATATAAATCTTCAG GAACCAATGATGGAGCCTCATGAACAAAGTCCAATACCGTCGAAACATTCTGTACCCGGACTAGAATCACCTGCTAATTCAAAGGACGCTGAACAACCGAGTCCAGTTTCAATTCTTGAGGTTCCTTTCACTGATGATGTATCTTCTTGTTCTGAATGCTTTGAGAGTCTCAGTGCTGATTTGCAAG GGCTTCGTATGCAACTTCAGCTACTCAAGTTGGAATCGGAATCCTATGAAGAAGGACCTATGCTTGTCTCAAGCGACGATGAAGATGGGGAAGGAGCTGAGGTTTTAGATGCATTTGGATTGTCTGGATCTCAACAGAGTTGGGAGTCTTGCTATGTGGCGGATGTTTTAATCCATTCTGGTTTAAAAGAAGCTGATGCAGATACATTCTTGGCAGCATGGCACACTCGAGATTGTCCTCTTAGTCCTTTCTTGCTTGAAGAACTAGAGAAGAAGTACAATAACGAGACTTCCCCGCCCAAGTCCGAGAGGAAGCTGCTTTTCGACCGAATAAGTTGTGGGATTTTGGAGATGTATAAGCCGATCGCTGATCCTCATCCATGGATAAGGTCTTCTACTACAAGGTTGGGTTCAAGGTGGTCTAAGAATGAGCTAGAGAATGGTGTTTGTCTGTGGCTCCCGAAGCAAGCAAAGAATGTGAAGAAAGAGATAGCAGAGAAAGTGATGGGAAGGGAATCAGAGTGGCTGGACATGGGCGATGACATTGATATAATAGGTAGAGAAATGGAAACATTGTTGTTAGAAGAGCTAGTAGAAGAGTTATTAGTGGCCATGTAG
- the LOC133830988 gene encoding uncharacterized protein LOC133830988 isoform X2, with translation MPPGNRLVQNPRNFPKLASDSSSCSSGIADDDSFTFELGLRSSKQAAGTPIKNLLAKEMSKETESRRRPPNVVARLMGLDGLPPQKPAYREENVISDGFLRTVRTVEKSQRSSRRYDTRSSRKSSKDEQEFKDVFEVLETSKVGSCSYPSQQGMANSNLTDAEMAFIRQKFMDAKRLSTDEKLQGSKEFHEALEVLDSNKDLLLKFLQQPDSLFTKHLQDLQGATPQPLCGRIAATKSSNAQLYEKIHLDSKSAREPFHKNRSALPQRHRDRLTKHSDFHVAQNSLNSSKNQLKGKEEPAILPTRIVVLKPNLGKVLNADNTVSSPCSSHASLPECRNDAEIQIIKSREVELLGGRNFRHDVGISGHKSRESRELAKQITRQIKNNCSNSSVKLSSSTLKGYAGDESSCSMSGNESANESETMSTSSKYSFDLSKRSRSLSSRSTESSVSREAKKRLSERWKLTHKSLDMAVVSRGSTLADMLAIPDKETRPVYLDSITDEEGSRNKIVCDDEPARWVEPLGISSRDGWKDGCISNLTRSRSLPSSSTVFGSPRAITGREPVCDDRYVIPKEALKRERVKAQKIKTDKKSINRNSGSSGKRSHLSHSIRESKDSSIKTLASQNHVNNKLDVNGRQPQQKIEDIESLTDNLIDDRNPVSILPLDGEHKTTMSSELLNNSLQESSAQSMLADICHAGDRNDINLQEPMMEPHEQSPIPSKHSVPGLESPANSKDAEQPSPVSILEVPFTDDVSSCSECFESLSADLQGLRMQLQLLKLESESYEEGPMLVSSDDEDGEGAEVLDAFGLSGSQQSWESCYVADVLIHSGLKEADADTFLAAWHTRDCPLSPFLLEELEKKYNNETSPPKSERKLLFDRISCGILEMYKPIADPHPWIRSSTTRLGSRWSKNELENGVCLWLPKQAKNVKKEIAEKVMGRESEWLDMGDDIDIIGREMETLLLEELVEELLVAM, from the exons ATGCCTCCAG GTAACAGGCTGGtccaaaacccaagaaattttccaaagTTGGCCTCTGATTCTAGTTCTTGCAGTAGTGGCATCGCAGATGATGACTCG TTCACGTTTGAATTGGGGCTGAGGTCTTCAAAACAAGCTGCTGGAACTCCAATCAAGAACTTATTAGCTAAGGAGATGTCGAAAGAAACTGAATCAAGAAGGAGACCACCTAATGTTGTTGCCAGACTGATGGGGCTCGATGGTTTACCTCCTCAGAAACCAGCTTACAGAGAAGAAAATGTCATTTCAGATGGCTTTCTTCGGACAGTAAGAACTGTGGAGAAAAGTCAAAGAAGTAGCCGTCGATATGACACTAGATCTTCTAGGAAAAGCTCAAAGGATGAGCAAGAATTTAAGGATGTCTTTGAAGTTCTGGAAACATCAAAGGTAGGGAGTTGCAGTTACCCATCACAGCAGGGTATGGCAAACTCGAATCTGACTGATGCTGAGATGGCATTTATTCGGCAAAAATTCATGGATGCGAAACGACTTTCGACCGATGAGAAGCTACAGGGTTCGAAGGAGTTCCATGAAGCACTTGAGGTCCTTGACTCCAACAAGGATCTCCTGCTGAAATTTCTTCAGCAACCAGACTCGTTGTTTACAAAGCATCTGCAGGATCTGCAAGGTGCTACTCCCCAACCTCTTTGTGGTCGCATAGCAGCTACCAAGTCATCAAATGCTCAGTTGTATGAGAAGATACACCTTGACAGTAAATCAGCTAGAGAACCTTTTCACAAGAATCGCAGTGCACTTCCTCAAAGGCATCGTGATAGGCTCACTAAGCACTCTGACTTCCATGTTGCTCAAAATTCTCTCAACTCATCAAAGAATCAATTAAAGGGAAAGGAAGAGCCTGCCATTCTCCCTACTAGAATTGTGGTTCTCAAACCAAATCTCGGGAAGGTGCTAAATGCTGATAACACTGTTTCGTCTCCTTGTTCGTCACATGCTTCATTACCAGAGTGTCGGAATGACGCTGAAATCCAAATTATTAAAAGCAGGGAGGTTGAATTATTAGGAGGGAGAAACTTCAGACATGATGTGGGGATTTCTGGTCACAAGTCTAGGGAATCAAGAGAACTTGCGAAGCAAATTACTaggcaaataaaaaataattgtaGCAACAGTTCTGTGAAGTTATCATCTTCTACATTGAAGGGATATGCTGGGGACGAGAGTTCATGTAGCATGTCTGGTAATGAATCTGCAAATGAATCAGAAACAATGTCAACGAGTTCCAAATATTCTTTTGACCTGAGTAAGCGATCCAGGTCCTTGTCATCACGTTCTACAGAATCATCTGTGAGCAGAGAAGCCAAGAAAAGACTCTCAGAAAGGTGGAAACTCACCCACAAGTCTCTGGATATGGCAGTGGTTAGTAGAGGCAGCACACTCGCTGACATGCTTGCTATCCCTGATAAAGAAACTAGACCAGTATATTTGGATAGCATAACTGATGAGGAAGGATCCAGGAACAAAATTGTTTGTGATGATGAACCTGCTCGGTGGGTTGAACCTTTGGGTATTAGCAGTAGGGATGGCTGGAAAGATGGATGTATCAGCAATTTAACAAGATCAAGGTCTCTTCCCTCATCATCTACTGTCTTTGGGAGTCCTAGAGCAATCACAGGCCGTGAACCAGTATGCGATGACAGGTATGTAATACCCAAAGAGGCCTTGAAGAGAGAAAGGGTTAAGGCACAAAAGATTAAAACGGATAAGAAAAGTATCAACAGAAACTCAGGATCAAGTGGCAAGAGATCACATCTTTCTCACTCAATCAGGGAAAGTAAGGATTCTTCAATCAAAACTCTTGCCAGCCAAAATCATGTAAATAATAAACTTGATGTGAATGGCCGTCAGCCCCAGCAGAAAATCGAGGACATTGAATCGTTAACTGATAATCTCATAGATGATAGGAATCCAGTTTCTATTCTTCCCTTGGATGGTGAACATAAGACAACAATGTCTTCTGAGCTTCTTAATAATTCACTCCAAGAATCATCAGCACAATCAATGTTAGCTGATATTTGCCATGCTGGTGATCGAAATGATATAAATCTTCAG GAACCAATGATGGAGCCTCATGAACAAAGTCCAATACCGTCGAAACATTCTGTACCCGGACTAGAATCACCTGCTAATTCAAAGGACGCTGAACAACCGAGTCCAGTTTCAATTCTTGAGGTTCCTTTCACTGATGATGTATCTTCTTGTTCTGAATGCTTTGAGAGTCTCAGTGCTGATTTGCAAG GGCTTCGTATGCAACTTCAGCTACTCAAGTTGGAATCGGAATCCTATGAAGAAGGACCTATGCTTGTCTCAAGCGACGATGAAGATGGGGAAGGAGCTGAGGTTTTAGATGCATTTGGATTGTCTGGATCTCAACAGAGTTGGGAGTCTTGCTATGTGGCGGATGTTTTAATCCATTCTGGTTTAAAAGAAGCTGATGCAGATACATTCTTGGCAGCATGGCACACTCGAGATTGTCCTCTTAGTCCTTTCTTGCTTGAAGAACTAGAGAAGAAGTACAATAACGAGACTTCCCCGCCCAAGTCCGAGAGGAAGCTGCTTTTCGACCGAATAAGTTGTGGGATTTTGGAGATGTATAAGCCGATCGCTGATCCTCATCCATGGATAAGGTCTTCTACTACAAGGTTGGGTTCAAGGTGGTCTAAGAATGAGCTAGAGAATGGTGTTTGTCTGTGGCTCCCGAAGCAAGCAAAGAATGTGAAGAAAGAGATAGCAGAGAAAGTGATGGGAAGGGAATCAGAGTGGCTGGACATGGGCGATGACATTGATATAATAGGTAGAGAAATGGAAACATTGTTGTTAGAAGAGCTAGTAGAAGAGTTATTAGTGGCCATGTAG